A window of the Sabethes cyaneus chromosome 1, idSabCyanKW18_F2, whole genome shotgun sequence genome harbors these coding sequences:
- the LOC128732810 gene encoding trypsin 3A1-like: MVKLLFITVFAFLVTANAATLSTGKIVGGFQIDIADVPYQVSLQSGGHHFCGGSIIGSRWVLTAAHCTVRDPESYTVRVGSTDRADGGVVIKVQSLKPHPQYNEDTFDYDYALLELAESVGYTRRIQSVSLPKAGEAVEDGSMCTVSGWGDTKNYEESSQLLRAVNVPSVNQEKCVSAYASTGAITERMICAGYAAGGKDSCQGDSGGPLVVDGKLVGVVSWGKGCAQPNLPGVYARVSAVRDWIAEVSGV; this comes from the exons ATGGTCAAATTGTTGTTTATCACTGTCTTCGCCTTTCTAGTGACGGCGAACG CCGCCACACTTTCTACCGGAAAAATCGTCGGCGGATTCCAGATCGATATTGCCGATGTTCCCTATCAGGTTTCGTTGCAAAGCGGTGGTCATCACTTTTGCGGAGGATCCATCATCGGATCCCGTTGGGTCCTGACAGCTGCTCACTGCACCGTAAGAGATCCGGAATCTTATACCGTACGTGTGGGTTCCACGGATCGTGCCGATGGTGGAGTTGTAATCAAAGTGCAGTCGTTGAAGCCACATCCTCAGTACAATGAGGACACATTCGACTATGATTATGCGCTACTGGAACTTGCGGAAAGTGTAGGATATACTCGCAGAATCCAGAGCGTTTCTCTGCCAAAGGCAGGCGAAGCTGTCGAGGATGGTTCCATGTGCACCGTTTCCGGTTGGGGTGATACCAAGAACTACGAGGAAAGTTCACAGCTGTTACGGGCGGTAAATGTACCATCGGTCAATCAGGAAAAATGTGTCTCCGCCTATGCCAGTACCGGTGCAATAACCGAGCGAATGATCTGTGCCGGGTACGCTGCCGGTGGTAAGGATTCTTGCCAGGGAGATTCCGGTGGTCCGCTGGTCGTCGACGGAAAACTGGTCGGAGTGGTTTCCTGGGGCAAGGGATGCGCTCAACCGAACCTTCCCGGAGTGTATGCTCGTGTTTCGGCCGTACGCGACTGGATTGCCGAAGTTTCTGGTGTATGA